A region of Fimbriimonadaceae bacterium DNA encodes the following proteins:
- the btuD_6 gene encoding Vitamin B12 import ATP-binding protein BtuD, whose product MSAAIHCENLRVRYRKNASTWTEAVSGLSFQIAPGESVGFLGPNGAGKSSTLKALMGFLAPADGQASIFGRPAGSIEARQLTGYLPEVGLYYPYLTPRETLRLYGELQGLGGRALKREVGDLLELVGLAKSADRLNRTLSKGMLQRVGIAQALLGDPQLLILDEVTSGLDPLGRKELRNWLRERQGQGTTLFFSSHELAEVEMLCDRFLLIHQGRLIDEREMGELMGAIGSYHIRFKGSVGLHDLAESISGTGGEFSARFASKSAMLQAIDRVHRDGGKILDVTTHEGELEDYFVSRIQEAA is encoded by the coding sequence ATGTCCGCCGCGATTCACTGCGAAAATCTGCGCGTTCGATACCGGAAGAACGCCTCAACTTGGACGGAAGCCGTTAGCGGGCTTTCCTTCCAGATCGCTCCGGGAGAAAGCGTCGGTTTCCTTGGCCCCAACGGCGCCGGCAAAAGCTCGACGCTGAAAGCGCTGATGGGGTTCCTCGCGCCCGCCGATGGGCAGGCATCCATTTTTGGCAGGCCAGCGGGGTCCATCGAGGCGCGGCAACTGACCGGCTATCTGCCCGAGGTTGGCCTTTACTATCCTTATCTGACCCCGCGGGAGACGCTTCGACTTTACGGCGAGCTGCAGGGCCTTGGCGGGCGCGCGCTCAAGCGCGAAGTCGGGGACCTGCTGGAGTTGGTCGGACTCGCAAAGTCGGCGGATCGCCTGAATCGCACGCTCTCGAAAGGCATGCTCCAGAGAGTCGGGATAGCCCAAGCGCTGCTTGGCGATCCACAGCTGCTCATTCTCGACGAGGTGACCAGCGGTCTCGATCCGCTTGGCCGGAAGGAGCTTCGGAACTGGCTCCGCGAGCGACAAGGCCAGGGAACGACCCTCTTCTTTTCGAGCCACGAGCTTGCCGAGGTCGAAATGCTTTGCGACCGATTCCTGCTCATTCACCAAGGACGTCTCATCGACGAACGGGAAATGGGTGAGCTCATGGGAGCGATCGGGAGTTACCACATCCGCTTCAAAGGCTCGGTCGGACTTCACGATCTTGCCGAATCGATATCCGGCACTGGCGGCGAATTCTCCGCCCGGTTTGCCTCGAAATCGGCGATGCTGCAGGCGATAGACCGGGTGCACCGGGACGGCGGCAAGATCCTCGATGTGACGACCCATGAAGGCGAACTCGAGGACTACTTCGTGAGCCGCATTCAGGAGGCCGCATGA
- the soxA gene encoding Monomeric sarcosine oxidase: protein MRVGIVGAGVMGSAVAWRLVSRGHEVTLFDRFDPGHRFGSSHGRSRIIRKAYPDPFYTEIMEEGYPMWRDVQALCKDQLLWETGLVYIGHKDAERVRQVYEGLAAVKDHPESWEPNSKEANSWDILLQHEEVAIYSRSAGWVHAERAWKAMFSEALRRGASLLLRTLDQDDEMEAFDVVVWSAGSGNAGLNHELTVRLQTFGYLKGDRPGGVFIDDGPGLIYGFPNEPGDDRFKVGLHEFGQSFDPSVERNPDPNSIQEIERFARRRFGIESELEEVSTCLYTVTPDEDFRIGWLDDRRLLVSPCSGHGFKFAPWIGKVVADILEGKRKAEDFPRFRLRS from the coding sequence ATGAGAGTTGGCATCGTCGGCGCGGGAGTTATGGGATCGGCGGTGGCATGGCGGTTAGTGTCGCGAGGGCATGAGGTAACGCTGTTCGACCGCTTCGATCCCGGCCATCGATTTGGATCGTCGCATGGTCGCAGCCGGATCATCAGAAAGGCATACCCCGACCCGTTCTATACGGAAATCATGGAGGAGGGCTATCCGATGTGGCGCGACGTGCAAGCCCTTTGCAAGGACCAACTCCTATGGGAAACCGGATTGGTTTACATTGGCCATAAGGATGCCGAACGAGTTCGCCAGGTTTACGAAGGGCTCGCTGCTGTAAAGGATCATCCAGAAAGTTGGGAGCCGAATAGTAAGGAAGCCAATTCGTGGGACATCCTGCTTCAGCATGAAGAGGTCGCAATCTATTCGCGTTCGGCAGGCTGGGTGCACGCAGAGCGGGCATGGAAAGCCATGTTTAGCGAAGCGCTTCGAAGAGGAGCGTCACTCCTCCTGCGCACGCTGGACCAGGATGACGAGATGGAGGCGTTTGACGTCGTCGTGTGGTCGGCGGGAAGCGGCAACGCGGGCCTCAACCACGAATTGACCGTCAGGCTCCAAACGTTCGGCTACCTTAAGGGCGACCGTCCGGGCGGTGTCTTCATTGACGACGGTCCCGGTCTCATCTATGGTTTCCCCAACGAGCCAGGCGACGACCGGTTCAAGGTCGGGCTGCATGAATTCGGACAGTCTTTCGATCCAAGCGTTGAACGCAACCCAGACCCGAATTCGATACAGGAAATAGAACGCTTCGCGAGAAGGCGATTTGGAATCGAGAGCGAACTTGAGGAGGTCTCCACATGCCTCTACACCGTCACTCCCGACGAGGACTTCCGGATCGGCTGGTTGGACGATCGCCGTCTACTGGTCTCGCCGTGCAGCGGCCACGGGTTTAAGTTCGCGCCCTGGATCGGCAAGGTTGTGGCCGACATCTTGGAAGGCAAGCGCAAAGCCGAGGACTTTCCCCGGTTCAGGCTCCGCAGCTAG
- the phrA gene encoding Deoxyribodipyrimidine photo-lyase, with translation MTAIGWLRRDLRLSDHPALAKATQEAVRVLPVFVFDTRILDALPGRSDRRVTFIHRCLAEVDSGLRQHGSKLHVLHGDPAEAIPRFAEEIGADLVVAARDYEPYAKSRDAAVANALALSGRRLETVKDHLIFEPGEVLSQASEPFRVYTPFAKAWKARFAADLLAAVDCDRTRLSRTDGYDLEDLSHYGFSNTDTWLVPGESAAAERLASFSERVGAYERDRDLPAAGATSHLSVDLRFGSLSVRKAFALAAEGSSEGAQKWMSELIWREFYAHILGHFPHVVASAFQPQYDGIRWPGSASHFEAWKAGQTGYPLVDAAMRHFAKTGWMHNRLRMVVASFLVKDLLIDWKHGEKFFADHLLDYELASNNGGWQWAASTGCDPQPYFRIFNPVLQSRKFDPDGAFIRANCPELAGFDDNLVHWPHDASEFDQLEAGCRVGFDYPQPIVDHAVQKQVAVRLFEEARLAKR, from the coding sequence ATGACCGCGATTGGTTGGCTCCGGCGGGACCTCAGACTAAGCGATCACCCTGCTCTGGCCAAGGCCACCCAGGAAGCCGTCCGAGTGCTACCGGTCTTCGTGTTCGACACCCGCATTCTCGATGCCCTGCCCGGCCGGTCCGACCGGCGCGTGACCTTTATCCATCGTTGCCTCGCCGAAGTGGATTCGGGCTTGCGGCAACACGGTTCCAAGCTCCACGTGCTTCACGGTGACCCTGCCGAAGCGATTCCTCGCTTCGCAGAAGAGATTGGGGCCGATCTCGTCGTCGCCGCACGGGACTACGAGCCCTATGCCAAATCGCGCGACGCCGCCGTCGCGAACGCACTAGCCCTGTCCGGAAGGCGGCTCGAGACGGTTAAGGACCACCTGATCTTCGAACCCGGAGAAGTTCTCAGCCAAGCCAGCGAGCCGTTTCGGGTTTACACGCCCTTTGCCAAGGCTTGGAAGGCCAGATTCGCGGCCGACCTCCTCGCCGCCGTTGATTGCGACAGGACGCGACTGTCGCGGACCGACGGCTATGACCTCGAAGACCTCTCGCATTACGGCTTCAGCAACACCGATACGTGGCTCGTGCCTGGCGAGTCTGCCGCAGCCGAGCGGCTGGCGTCCTTCAGCGAAAGAGTAGGGGCTTATGAAAGGGATCGTGACTTGCCTGCCGCAGGCGCCACGTCACACCTCAGCGTCGACTTGCGGTTCGGAAGCCTATCGGTCCGGAAGGCGTTTGCCCTCGCCGCCGAAGGGTCCTCCGAGGGAGCCCAAAAATGGATGTCTGAACTCATCTGGCGGGAGTTCTACGCCCACATCCTTGGCCACTTTCCCCATGTGGTAGCGAGTGCCTTTCAACCCCAATACGATGGCATTCGATGGCCGGGATCAGCCAGCCACTTCGAGGCCTGGAAAGCGGGCCAGACGGGTTACCCCCTCGTGGACGCAGCCATGCGCCACTTCGCGAAGACGGGCTGGATGCACAACCGTCTCCGAATGGTAGTGGCCTCGTTCCTCGTCAAGGACCTCCTCATCGATTGGAAGCATGGCGAGAAGTTCTTTGCCGACCACTTGCTCGATTACGAGCTGGCAAGCAACAACGGGGGATGGCAGTGGGCCGCCTCCACCGGGTGCGATCCGCAGCCTTATTTTCGGATTTTCAACCCCGTCCTTCAGAGCCGCAAGTTCGACCCGGACGGCGCCTTCATTCGTGCCAACTGTCCCGAGCTTGCCGGCTTCGACGACAACCTTGTTCATTGGCCCCATGATGCCTCCGAGTTTGATCAGTTGGAAGCCGGCTGCCGAGTGGGCTTCGATTACCCTCAGCCAATTGTCGACCATGCGGTCCAAAAGCAAGTCGCAGTTCGCCTGTTCGAGGAGGCTCGACTCGCCAAGAGGTAG
- the leuD1 gene encoding 3-isopropylmalate dehydratase small subunit 1 — translation MEDGRVIEGSMDPGSVSPMSFDASRVPKFECMSGFAEHSGKLAVYAADHVDTDRIIPARFLSMVTKSGYGQLLFKDVRDPNFPLDQPEAQGASILVVGTNFGCGSSREHAVWAIQQAGFKAVIAVVRDDSPGFSDIFRQNANNCGLLLIELPPNQHEKLVAAGSGAKATVDLNAKVIGLGSDQIPFDISEAHRRQIIEGLDLIGMTLQHADEIGTYEANTTSYIPARSQ, via the coding sequence TTGGAGGATGGGAGGGTGATTGAAGGATCGATGGATCCGGGCTCAGTGAGCCCAATGAGCTTTGACGCAAGTCGCGTGCCAAAATTCGAGTGTATGAGTGGCTTCGCCGAACATTCCGGCAAACTTGCCGTTTACGCGGCGGATCACGTCGATACGGACCGCATCATCCCGGCTCGGTTCCTGTCCATGGTCACCAAGTCCGGTTACGGCCAGCTGCTCTTCAAAGACGTGCGCGATCCCAATTTCCCCTTGGATCAACCGGAAGCGCAAGGAGCTTCGATCCTGGTCGTCGGTACCAACTTCGGCTGCGGAAGCTCAAGGGAACACGCGGTGTGGGCGATCCAGCAGGCTGGCTTCAAGGCGGTCATCGCAGTTGTCCGGGACGACAGCCCTGGGTTTAGCGACATCTTCCGGCAGAACGCCAACAACTGTGGGTTGCTTCTGATCGAACTGCCGCCCAACCAACACGAGAAGCTCGTGGCCGCGGGAAGCGGTGCGAAGGCTACCGTGGATCTTAATGCGAAAGTGATCGGCTTAGGTTCGGATCAGATTCCATTTGATATATCCGAGGCTCACCGACGTCAGATCATAGAAGGTCTCGATTTGATCGGAATGACGCTGCAGCATGCAGACGAGATTGGGACCTACGAAGCGAATACGACGTCTTACATTCCGGCACGGAGCCAATGA
- the purM gene encoding Phosphoribosylformylglycinamidine cyclo-ligase, with amino-acid sequence MAETPLTYREAGVDIDAADRALRSVASSIQSTYDDRVLAGIGGFGSLFAAEFPGVARPVLVASIDGVGTKTKVAAMVGRYDWLGHDIVNHCVNDILCQGARPLFFLDYFGCSRLDHDAFEAVVRGAADACADAGCALVGGETAEMPGVYVDEEIDVVGSIVGIVDLDRKLPRGKMQAGDVLIGLASNGLHTNGFSLARKALFETAGYSVREEVAGLGTTIGEELLRPHRCYVKSVWPLLDQIDGIRSVAHITGGGLIGNLPRVMAPDIQVFIDRRSWTPPPIFTLIQDAGKVPDPEMYRTFNMGIGMAIIVDRDLSSAVLQRLHQAGEVAAIIGEAQRGPNDVQIV; translated from the coding sequence ATGGCGGAAACCCCGCTGACCTATCGCGAAGCGGGTGTCGACATTGATGCCGCTGACCGCGCCCTCCGATCCGTTGCGTCCTCGATCCAATCGACCTACGATGATCGCGTCCTCGCGGGCATCGGTGGTTTCGGATCGCTGTTTGCCGCCGAGTTTCCGGGCGTGGCACGTCCCGTCCTGGTGGCAAGCATCGACGGCGTCGGCACCAAGACCAAGGTTGCGGCCATGGTCGGAAGGTACGACTGGCTCGGCCACGACATCGTTAACCACTGCGTCAACGATATCCTCTGCCAGGGCGCACGTCCGCTCTTCTTCCTCGACTACTTCGGCTGCAGCCGCCTCGACCACGATGCCTTCGAGGCTGTCGTGCGCGGTGCCGCCGATGCGTGCGCCGATGCCGGCTGTGCTCTTGTTGGCGGTGAGACCGCCGAGATGCCCGGTGTCTATGTCGACGAAGAGATCGACGTTGTTGGCAGCATCGTTGGGATCGTCGATCTCGACCGAAAGCTCCCCCGCGGCAAGATGCAGGCCGGTGACGTCCTCATCGGACTCGCCTCCAACGGGCTTCATACCAACGGATTCTCGCTGGCGAGAAAGGCGCTGTTTGAAACGGCCGGATACTCCGTCAGAGAAGAGGTTGCCGGTCTTGGCACGACGATCGGTGAAGAGCTGCTCAGGCCACATCGATGCTACGTGAAGTCCGTGTGGCCGCTTCTGGACCAGATCGATGGCATTCGTTCCGTGGCCCACATCACGGGCGGTGGGCTTATCGGCAACCTGCCTCGTGTTATGGCGCCGGACATCCAGGTCTTTATCGATCGCCGATCGTGGACGCCTCCGCCGATCTTCACGCTCATTCAGGATGCGGGAAAGGTTCCCGATCCCGAGATGTACCGAACCTTCAATATGGGCATCGGCATGGCCATCATCGTCGATCGAGACCTGTCATCCGCCGTGCTGCAGCGGCTGCATCAGGCCGGCGAGGTTGCCGCAATCATTGGCGAGGCCCAGCGGGGACCTAACGACGTCCAGATCGTCTAG
- the rpmF gene encoding 50S ribosomal protein L32, giving the protein MPNPKRRFSHQRTAKRRTHYTTDLPEIDANKQQGGYPFKLRHHASLDGYYKGRRLPGYKD; this is encoded by the coding sequence ATGCCGAACCCCAAACGACGATTCAGCCATCAGCGCACGGCCAAGCGCCGCACCCACTACACGACGGATCTTCCGGAGATCGACGCCAATAAGCAGCAGGGCGGCTATCCGTTCAAGCTTCGGCACCACGCCTCTCTGGACGGCTACTACAAGGGCCGCCGTCTTCCCGGCTACAAGGACTGA
- the wapA gene encoding tRNA nuclease WapA, translating into MWRTTRSVFPAGNRANSGYSYDNLNRILASPNGGVSYDYDHDILGFRTWRNFGYSGVQRYLWDEVGRLKSCVGNSAGARYEYRADGMRIKKVEGLTIGWNGDEGSASGYYTEVMTLNAPTERYWYDGQMTHEEDRTFKVGSTTYKNITKYGLGARGLDYIHHWNDQTDTTTVGFPIYDGHGNMIATLARSGSSPYYSVGDLRLYDVWGSVRSGSSSGIPNQRYCANLGHRQDDESSLIYMRARYYEPGTGRYLSQDRAMDGANWYVYCGSNPVNAIDGNGEIMDWAGAAQGVIWGMIIGFFGMLTYNMTVQGRKMT; encoded by the coding sequence ATGTGGCGCACGACAAGATCAGTATTTCCGGCCGGAAACCGCGCCAATTCGGGTTATAGTTATGATAACTTGAACCGGATTCTTGCCTCTCCGAATGGTGGTGTGTCGTATGATTACGATCACGACATCCTGGGCTTTCGGACGTGGCGGAATTTTGGGTATTCGGGCGTCCAGCGGTATCTGTGGGACGAGGTGGGGCGCTTGAAGTCCTGCGTCGGCAACTCGGCCGGAGCACGGTATGAGTATCGCGCGGATGGGATGCGGATCAAGAAGGTCGAAGGTCTCACCATCGGCTGGAACGGCGATGAGGGCTCGGCTTCGGGCTATTACACGGAAGTCATGACGCTGAACGCGCCGACCGAGCGGTATTGGTACGACGGCCAGATGACGCATGAGGAAGACCGAACCTTCAAGGTCGGCTCGACGACGTACAAGAACATCACCAAGTACGGGCTTGGTGCGCGCGGTTTGGATTACATCCACCACTGGAACGACCAAACCGATACCACCACCGTGGGCTTCCCGATCTATGACGGCCACGGCAACATGATCGCGACGTTGGCACGGTCGGGTTCGTCGCCTTACTACTCGGTTGGCGATCTGAGGCTTTACGACGTGTGGGGTTCGGTGCGAAGCGGGTCGTCTAGTGGGATTCCCAACCAGAGGTACTGCGCCAATCTTGGGCATCGGCAGGACGACGAGAGTTCGCTGATCTACATGCGGGCGAGATACTACGAGCCGGGTACGGGGAGGTATCTGTCCCAAGACCGAGCGATGGATGGCGCTAATTGGTACGTGTATTGTGGCAGCAATCCAGTAAATGCTATTGACGGTAATGGTGAAATAATGGACTGGGCTGGGGCCGCTCAGGGTGTGATTTGGGGAATGATAATTGGCTTCTTTGGCATGCTTACTTACAACATGACCGTCCAAGGTCGGAAAATGACATGA
- the rpmGA gene encoding 50S ribosomal protein L33 1, whose protein sequence is MAKKGEVREIIRLVCTEDNKHYVVTTKNKRNNPDKLELMKFNTNLRKMTLHREKK, encoded by the coding sequence ATGGCGAAAAAGGGTGAAGTCAGAGAAATAATCCGCTTGGTCTGCACGGAAGACAACAAGCACTACGTCGTCACGACGAAGAACAAGCGCAACAATCCGGACAAGCTTGAGCTCATGAAGTTCAACACAAACCTGCGCAAGATGACGCTGCACCGGGAGAAGAAGTAG